In Treponema denticola, one genomic interval encodes:
- a CDS encoding FMN-binding protein, producing the protein MSKKIKAIGFFVTAILVFAFACEPEMLYGTAKVAGSTPAGTNYEYGYSVCIDVTVDDQGKIIKVSDDEKNTEASIAADVIGAAASNKAYWKKYLSGKGFEKYKNLSIEDVKKMNVGFPGAPGVDAVGGATAASLAVKNAVLQALVLDASLKELVNYKNPDNYKKGEQKKLEKIVKEGKAHLETLETYEEIEKALAELKQKLDALKTK; encoded by the coding sequence ATGAGTAAAAAGATAAAAGCTATAGGATTCTTTGTGACAGCTATTTTAGTATTTGCTTTTGCTTGCGAACCGGAGATGCTTTACGGGACTGCAAAGGTAGCTGGCTCGACCCCTGCCGGTACTAATTATGAATATGGATATTCAGTATGTATCGATGTAACCGTTGATGACCAAGGTAAAATCATCAAAGTAAGTGATGACGAGAAAAACACGGAGGCATCTATCGCAGCAGATGTTATAGGAGCCGCAGCAAGCAACAAAGCTTACTGGAAAAAATATTTGTCAGGGAAAGGTTTTGAAAAGTATAAAAACCTTTCCATAGAAGATGTCAAAAAAATGAATGTCGGTTTCCCCGGAGCTCCGGGAGTTGATGCCGTAGGAGGAGCCACAGCAGCTTCCCTTGCGGTAAAAAATGCGGTTTTACAGGCTTTGGTTCTTGATGCTTCACTTAAGGAGCTTGTAAACTACAAAAATCCCGACAATTATAAAAAGGGAGAACAAAAAAAGTTGGAAAAAATCGTTAAAGAAGGAAAAGCTCATCTGGAAACCTTAGAAACCTATGAAGAAATAGAAAAAGCCCTTGCAGAATTAAAACAAAAATTGGATGCATTAAAAACAAAATAA
- the selD gene encoding selenide, water dikinase SelD, which translates to MSCSLINEDFDLLKAAKNPGUGAKLSAGALDKLLKNFSVRNDDNLLVGFNTSDDAAVYKINDETALISTIDFFPPVSGDPYIFGQVAAANSLSDIYAMGGEPKLALNLFCITKDMPEDMIKEILRGGFDKVYEAGAIVCGGHTIYDDSPKYGLAVNGFVHPKKILENSTAKEGDVLILTKPIGTGILLTASKADMSPPEELDRCYKIMAFLNAKARNIMVKYKINACTDITGFGLLGHLYEMGKGSGMSIEVDYKSVPIYKSVIESAEMGMMPAGVYSNRNFVGDNVVFENVPLAYQDLMFDPQTSGGLLISVDKEDAAALYEELSQAMENTPCGKPAIIGLVTKREEKILRVS; encoded by the coding sequence ATGAGCTGTTCACTTATTAATGAAGATTTCGATTTATTAAAAGCTGCGAAAAATCCCGGCTGAGGTGCAAAGCTGAGTGCGGGTGCACTCGATAAACTTTTAAAAAATTTTTCCGTAAGGAATGACGATAATTTACTCGTAGGTTTTAATACTTCAGATGATGCTGCCGTCTATAAGATAAACGATGAAACGGCTCTTATATCTACTATAGATTTTTTTCCGCCGGTTTCAGGCGATCCTTATATATTCGGGCAAGTTGCCGCCGCAAATTCTTTAAGCGACATTTATGCGATGGGCGGGGAACCTAAGCTCGCCTTAAATCTTTTTTGTATTACCAAGGATATGCCTGAAGATATGATAAAAGAAATTTTACGAGGCGGTTTCGATAAGGTTTATGAGGCCGGTGCCATTGTTTGCGGAGGGCATACTATTTATGATGACTCGCCCAAGTATGGTTTGGCTGTAAACGGCTTTGTTCATCCTAAAAAGATTTTAGAAAATTCGACAGCAAAGGAAGGCGATGTTTTAATTTTGACGAAGCCTATAGGCACGGGCATTTTACTTACAGCTTCAAAGGCCGATATGTCGCCGCCGGAAGAACTTGACCGCTGTTATAAGATTATGGCTTTTTTAAATGCGAAGGCCCGCAACATCATGGTAAAATATAAAATAAATGCCTGTACCGACATTACCGGTTTCGGTCTTCTCGGTCATCTTTACGAGATGGGGAAGGGAAGCGGTATGAGCATTGAAGTCGATTATAAATCCGTTCCTATTTATAAATCCGTAATTGAAAGTGCCGAAATGGGTATGATGCCGGCAGGAGTTTACTCCAATAGAAATTTTGTGGGAGATAATGTTGTCTTTGAAAATGTTCCCCTTGCCTACCAAGACCTGATGTTCGATCCTCAAACTTCGGGAGGACTTTTGATTTCGGTAGACAAGGAAGATGCTGCCGCTCTTTACGAAGAACTATCGCAAGCTATGGAAAATACTCCCTGCGGCAAACCTGCAATTATAGGCCTTGTTACCAAGCGGGAAGAAAAAATTCTTAGGGTGAGTTAA